In one uncultured Devosia sp. genomic region, the following are encoded:
- a CDS encoding DoxX family protein produces the protein MTNIAATSVTMKAGDNNRLILPALAGFYENFAKPLAWTALRIAAGAVLAYEGWVKMGNPMGMTGFVESLGFYPGWLWSPAMAVANFVGGICLMAGLLTRPWALANMFMLGVTLWYHYVNPYGPTFLTPEGMALLATPEGAQYFTSAGLKQLADGGGKFLGTVQGKAIFASLFWMGACGLYAAFGGGAWSVDSKLKKEF, from the coding sequence ATGACCAACATTGCAGCAACAAGCGTTACTATGAAAGCCGGCGACAATAATCGGCTGATTTTGCCCGCGCTGGCGGGGTTTTACGAGAATTTCGCCAAGCCGCTGGCCTGGACCGCACTGCGTATCGCCGCCGGCGCCGTGCTCGCCTATGAAGGCTGGGTGAAGATGGGCAATCCGATGGGCATGACCGGCTTCGTCGAAAGCCTGGGCTTTTATCCCGGCTGGCTGTGGTCGCCGGCCATGGCCGTGGCCAATTTCGTTGGCGGCATCTGCCTGATGGCGGGCCTGCTGACGCGGCCGTGGGCGCTGGCCAACATGTTCATGCTGGGCGTGACGCTGTGGTACCACTACGTCAATCCCTACGGCCCGACCTTCCTCACGCCAGAAGGGATGGCCCTGCTCGCCACGCCCGAAGGCGCGCAGTATTTCACCAGCGCCGGCCTGAAGCAGCTGGCTGATGGGGGCGGCAAGTTCCTTGGCACGGTGCAGGGCAAGGCGATCTTTGCATCGCTGTTCTGGATGGGCGCCTGTGGTCTCTATGCCGCCTTTGGTGGTGGCGCCTGGTCGGTCGACAGCAAGTTGAAGAAGGAATTCTAG
- a CDS encoding PLP-dependent transferase, with amino-acid sequence MSVNSKNPETIGLHAGWRADPTTGSVAVPIYQTTSFQFESSEHAADLFALRQLGNIYTRLGNPTTDVLEKRVAALEGGAAALAVASGQAASAYAVQNLAMVGDNIVASTDLYGGTYNLFKNTFREAGIEVRFVDPSDPENFRRATDDKTRAYYAETLPNPKLAVLAIAEVAAIGRELGIPLIVDNTAAPLTARPFEHGAAVVVYSSTKYLGGHGTSIGGLIVDGGNFDWAAHPDRQPLLNKPDQAYHGAVWVEAAKPLGPIAYILKARTTLLRTHGAALSPFNAFLTIQGLETLALRVDRHFENAHKVAEWLSKRPEVTSVTHPSLQTGQQRANADKYLTRGKGALIGFELANGREAGARFVDSLQLLYHAANIGDARSLAIHPATTTHSQLSPVEQLSAGVTPGYVRLSIGIEHIDDILADLDQALNAAGQARQAAE; translated from the coding sequence ATGAGCGTGAATTCGAAGAACCCCGAAACCATTGGCTTGCACGCCGGATGGCGTGCAGATCCCACCACGGGTTCGGTTGCCGTACCCATCTACCAGACCACCTCTTTCCAGTTCGAGAGTAGCGAGCACGCGGCGGACCTCTTCGCACTGCGCCAGCTCGGCAATATCTACACCCGCCTCGGCAATCCCACCACGGATGTGCTGGAAAAGCGCGTCGCGGCACTCGAAGGCGGCGCCGCTGCCTTGGCCGTCGCCTCGGGCCAGGCTGCGTCTGCTTACGCAGTGCAGAATCTTGCCATGGTCGGCGATAATATCGTCGCCTCGACCGACCTCTATGGCGGCACCTATAACCTATTCAAGAACACCTTCCGCGAGGCCGGCATCGAGGTTCGCTTCGTCGATCCATCCGATCCGGAAAACTTCCGCCGCGCCACTGACGACAAGACACGCGCCTACTATGCCGAAACCCTGCCCAATCCAAAATTGGCCGTCCTGGCCATTGCCGAAGTCGCCGCCATCGGGCGTGAACTTGGCATTCCGCTGATCGTCGATAACACCGCGGCACCTCTCACTGCTCGCCCATTCGAGCATGGCGCAGCCGTCGTGGTCTATTCCTCCACCAAATATCTGGGCGGCCACGGCACCTCGATCGGCGGCCTGATCGTCGATGGCGGCAATTTCGACTGGGCTGCCCACCCGGACCGCCAGCCTTTGCTCAACAAGCCCGACCAGGCCTATCACGGCGCCGTCTGGGTCGAGGCAGCCAAGCCACTCGGTCCCATCGCCTATATCCTCAAGGCCCGCACCACCCTGCTCCGCACCCATGGCGCGGCCCTCTCACCCTTCAACGCCTTCCTGACCATCCAGGGTCTCGAAACGCTCGCGCTCCGCGTCGACCGCCATTTCGAAAATGCCCATAAGGTCGCCGAGTGGCTGAGCAAGCGCCCGGAGGTAACCTCGGTGACCCATCCAAGCCTGCAGACCGGACAGCAACGGGCCAATGCCGACAAATACTTGACCCGCGGCAAGGGCGCGCTGATCGGCTTCGAACTGGCCAATGGCCGCGAGGCCGGGGCTCGTTTCGTGGATTCGCTGCAGCTCCTCTACCACGCCGCCAACATCGGCGACGCCCGCTCGCTGGCCATCCACCCGGCCACCACGACCCACTCCCAGCTGTCGCCCGTAGAACAGCTCTCGGCCGGCGTCACCCCGGGCTATGTCCGTCTCTCCATCGGTATCGAGCATATCGACGACATTCTTGCTGACCTCGATCAGGCGCTCAACGCTGCAGGCCAGGCGCGCCAGGCGGCTGAATAA
- a CDS encoding GNAT family N-acetyltransferase, whose protein sequence is MGDYTLVPGTPSVDDFLRLRKVSGLSEKTREAAERGLPNTWFAVTIQHQSETVGMGRIIGDGGTAFQITDMAVEPAHQGKGLGKDIMAALVAHIHAHAPETAYISLIADGDAQHLYAKYGFEPVTPRSIGMALWLKPGAPRLVAKDD, encoded by the coding sequence ATGGGCGACTACACCCTCGTCCCCGGCACCCCTTCGGTCGATGACTTCCTGCGCCTGCGCAAGGTTTCCGGCCTCAGCGAAAAAACCCGGGAAGCCGCCGAGCGGGGCCTCCCCAACACCTGGTTCGCCGTCACCATCCAGCATCAGAGTGAGACCGTCGGCATGGGCCGCATCATCGGCGATGGCGGCACCGCCTTCCAGATCACCGACATGGCCGTCGAGCCCGCCCATCAGGGCAAGGGCCTCGGCAAAGACATCATGGCAGCGCTCGTCGCCCACATCCACGCCCATGCCCCCGAGACGGCCTATATCAGCCTCATCGCCGACGGCGACGCTCAGCACCTCTACGCCAAATACGGCTTCGAACCTGTGACACCGCGATCCATCGGCATGGCCCTGTGGCTCAAACCCGGCGCGCCACGCCTTGTCGCAAAAGACGATTGA
- a CDS encoding alpha/beta hydrolase — MKLADADILILPGLGGIKPGHWQTRWAEKMKTSAIVEQAEWWEPDADDWVATIDQACRLTTRPVVLVAHSTSVSAVAHAAPRLPNNVRGAFLVAPTDVELSPEAPEATHVFRPIPRDPLPFPSMLVASSNDPYVTLDRAVEFATCWGSDFHQAGEAGHINVDSGHGPWPEGLLMFTRLMQRI, encoded by the coding sequence ATGAAACTCGCTGATGCCGATATCCTGATCCTGCCCGGCCTCGGCGGCATCAAGCCGGGCCACTGGCAGACCCGTTGGGCCGAGAAGATGAAGACCTCGGCCATTGTCGAACAGGCCGAATGGTGGGAGCCCGATGCCGACGACTGGGTCGCGACCATCGATCAGGCCTGCCGCCTGACCACGCGCCCCGTCGTGCTGGTTGCCCATTCGACCTCGGTCTCGGCCGTCGCCCACGCCGCGCCGCGTCTGCCCAACAATGTGCGCGGCGCCTTCCTCGTCGCCCCCACCGATGTTGAACTGAGCCCGGAAGCGCCCGAAGCCACCCACGTCTTCCGGCCCATCCCGCGCGACCCGCTGCCCTTCCCGTCCATGCTGGTTGCCTCCAGCAACGACCCCTATGTGACGCTCGACCGCGCCGTCGAATTTGCGACCTGCTGGGGCTCCGACTTCCATCAGGCCGGCGAAGCGGGCCATATCAATGTCGACTCCGGCCACGGCCCCTGGCCCGAAGGCCTGCTGATGTTCACCCGTCTGATGCAGCGCATCTGA
- a CDS encoding GNAT family N-acetyltransferase encodes MSLICAQETGLTAEEYIACVGQSKLGPTRPLGNTERVQAMLDNSNLTVTARDETGRLIGLFRAMTDWNWVCYCADMAVVETSQGQGIGKTLMDKAAEILGPGVSIVLLALPGAEGFYSKIGLTQTQAGFYRDRTHRT; translated from the coding sequence ATGAGCTTGATCTGCGCCCAGGAAACCGGCCTCACCGCTGAGGAATATATCGCCTGCGTCGGCCAGTCCAAGCTCGGCCCGACCCGGCCGCTCGGCAATACCGAACGCGTCCAGGCCATGCTCGACAATTCCAACCTGACCGTCACCGCACGCGACGAAACCGGCCGCCTGATCGGCCTTTTCCGCGCCATGACCGACTGGAACTGGGTCTGCTACTGCGCCGACATGGCCGTGGTGGAAACCAGCCAGGGCCAGGGCATCGGCAAGACCTTGATGGATAAGGCCGCCGAAATCCTCGGCCCTGGCGTGTCCATCGTGCTCCTCGCCCTGCCCGGCGCCGAAGGCTTCTACAGCAAGATCGGCCTCACCCAGACTCAGGCCGGCTTTTACCGCGACAGGACCCATCGCACATGA
- the purB gene encoding adenylosuccinate lyase, with product MIPRYSRPEMVSIWSAETRFAIWFEIEAHATTKLAELGVVPKESAQNIWDVMNARKAELGDYGFDVARIDEIERTTKHDVIAFLTHLSEIVGPDARFVHQGMTSSDILDTTLSVQLARAADLLIADVDALLEALKRRAHEHKDTITIGRSHGIHAEPTTFGVKLAEAYAEFSRNRARLVSARDEIATAAISGAIGSFANIDPQVEEYVAEKLGLSIEPVSTQVIPRDRHAMFFATLGVVASSIERVAVEIRHLQRTEVLEAEEFFSPGQKGSSAMPHKRNPVLTENLTGLARLVRGMVTPALENVALWHERDISHSSVERMIGPDATVTLDFALARLTGVIDKLVVYPENMRHNLDLLGGLHNSQRMLLALTQAGYSREDSYAAVQRNAMKVWAMQGDRAGQFAANLKADPEVTLSDEQIDAMFDDAYHLKHVDTIFKRVFG from the coding sequence ATGATTCCGCGTTACTCCCGCCCCGAAATGGTCTCCATCTGGTCGGCCGAGACCCGCTTCGCCATCTGGTTCGAAATCGAGGCCCACGCCACCACCAAGCTGGCCGAACTGGGCGTCGTGCCCAAGGAAAGCGCGCAGAACATCTGGGACGTGATGAACGCCCGCAAGGCCGAGCTGGGTGACTATGGCTTCGACGTCGCCCGCATCGACGAGATCGAGCGCACCACCAAGCACGACGTCATCGCCTTCCTGACCCACCTTTCTGAAATCGTCGGCCCCGACGCGCGTTTCGTGCACCAGGGCATGACCAGCTCGGACATTCTCGACACCACGCTCTCCGTCCAGCTCGCCCGCGCCGCTGACCTGCTGATCGCCGATGTCGATGCCCTGCTCGAAGCGCTGAAACGCCGTGCCCATGAGCACAAGGACACCATCACCATCGGCCGCTCGCACGGCATCCATGCCGAGCCGACCACCTTCGGCGTCAAGCTGGCCGAAGCCTATGCCGAATTCAGCCGCAACCGCGCGCGTCTTGTGTCAGCGCGTGACGAGATCGCCACCGCCGCCATTTCCGGCGCCATCGGCTCCTTCGCCAATATCGACCCGCAGGTCGAAGAATATGTCGCCGAAAAGCTCGGCCTTTCCATCGAGCCGGTCTCGACCCAGGTCATCCCGCGCGACCGCCACGCCATGTTCTTTGCCACGCTCGGCGTGGTCGCCAGCTCCATCGAGCGCGTCGCCGTCGAAATCCGCCACCTGCAGCGCACCGAAGTGCTCGAAGCCGAGGAATTCTTCTCCCCCGGCCAGAAGGGTTCTTCGGCCATGCCGCACAAGCGCAATCCCGTGCTGACCGAAAACCTCACCGGCCTCGCGCGTCTCGTGCGCGGCATGGTTACCCCCGCGCTCGAAAACGTCGCCCTCTGGCACGAACGCGACATCTCGCATTCGTCGGTGGAACGCATGATCGGCCCCGACGCCACCGTCACCCTCGACTTTGCCCTTGCCCGCCTCACCGGCGTCATCGACAAGCTGGTCGTCTATCCCGAAAACATGCGCCACAACCTCGACCTGCTCGGCGGCCTGCACAATTCCCAGCGCATGCTGCTCGCCCTGACCCAGGCCGGCTATTCCCGCGAAGACAGCTATGCCGCCGTGCAGCGCAATGCCATGAAGGTCTGGGCCATGCAGGGCGACCGCGCCGGCCAGTTCGCCGCCAATCTCAAGGCCGACCCGGAAGTGACCCTTTCCGACGAACAGATCGACGCCATGTTCGATGACGCCTATCACCTCAAGCATGTCGACACGATCTTCAAGCGGGTCTTCGGATGA
- the rpe gene encoding ribulose-phosphate 3-epimerase, translated as MSTRPIRVAPSILSADFARLGPEIAAIDEAGADYIHVDIMDGHFVPNISFGLPVVAAARGYTKKPFDVHLMIAPVDPYIAAFAKAGADSITVHAEAGPHLHRSLQAIKAEGKRAGVAINPATPLSMVEHVLDDIDLLLVMTINPGFGGQTFIPATMDKVRQANALIGHRPIDLEVDGGVTVDNIGEIARAGANVFVAGSSVYAGNDPTTYAGRIAALRSAATSITA; from the coding sequence ATGTCCACCCGTCCCATCCGCGTCGCCCCCTCCATTCTCTCGGCCGATTTCGCGCGGCTGGGCCCGGAGATCGCGGCCATCGACGAAGCGGGCGCCGACTACATCCATGTCGACATCATGGACGGCCATTTCGTCCCCAATATCAGCTTCGGCCTGCCCGTTGTCGCCGCCGCCCGCGGCTACACGAAGAAGCCCTTCGACGTGCATCTGATGATCGCCCCCGTCGATCCCTATATCGCCGCCTTCGCCAAGGCTGGTGCCGACAGCATCACCGTCCATGCCGAAGCCGGCCCGCATCTGCACCGCTCGCTCCAGGCCATCAAGGCCGAGGGAAAGCGCGCCGGTGTCGCCATCAACCCGGCCACGCCCCTGTCCATGGTCGAACATGTCCTCGATGACATCGACCTGCTGCTGGTGATGACCATCAACCCCGGCTTTGGTGGCCAGACCTTCATCCCCGCCACCATGGACAAGGTCCGCCAGGCCAACGCGCTAATCGGCCATCGTCCGATCGACCTTGAGGTCGATGGCGGCGTCACCGTGGACAATATCGGTGAAATCGCCCGCGCCGGCGCTAATGTCTTCGTCGCCGGCTCGTCCGTCTATGCCGGCAACGACCCCACCACCTATGCCGGCCGCATCGCCGCCCTGCGCAGCGCGGCCACCAGCATCACCGCCTGA
- a CDS encoding cytochrome c biogenesis protein CcdA — MDFSLPFLLTVFGAGVLSFLSPCVLPLVPPYLTYMSGASFDQLRAEDAKATVLQRRVAVTSLFFIAGFAVVFIALGATATAFGQAFRQALPILTPIAGVLIIAMGLHFIGVYRIGLLDRQVRHQGPGTASGPLGGFLLGLAFAIGWTPCIGPVLASVLSVAASRNTALEGASLLALYSLGLGVPFFLAGVAIGPFLTFFQAFKKHLHTVERIMGVLLVVTGVLFLTGNFTRLSYWFLETFPVLANFG; from the coding sequence GTGGATTTTTCTCTGCCATTCCTGTTGACGGTATTCGGAGCAGGGGTGTTGAGCTTTCTCAGCCCCTGCGTGCTGCCGCTGGTGCCGCCCTATCTCACCTATATGAGCGGGGCGAGTTTCGACCAGCTGCGGGCCGAAGATGCCAAGGCAACCGTGCTGCAGCGCCGCGTGGCGGTGACGTCGCTGTTCTTTATTGCCGGGTTTGCGGTGGTGTTCATCGCGCTGGGCGCGACGGCAACGGCTTTCGGGCAGGCATTCCGGCAGGCGCTGCCGATTCTGACGCCGATTGCCGGCGTGCTGATCATTGCCATGGGCCTGCATTTCATCGGGGTCTATCGCATCGGGCTGCTCGACCGGCAGGTGCGGCACCAGGGGCCGGGGACGGCGAGCGGGCCATTGGGCGGATTTCTGCTCGGGCTAGCGTTTGCGATCGGCTGGACGCCCTGCATCGGGCCGGTGCTGGCATCCGTGCTGTCGGTGGCGGCCAGCCGCAACACGGCGCTTGAGGGCGCGAGCCTCTTGGCGCTCTATTCGCTGGGGCTGGGCGTGCCGTTCTTCCTGGCCGGGGTCGCCATCGGGCCGTTCCTGACGTTTTTCCAGGCGTTCAAGAAGCATCTCCATACCGTCGAGCGGATCATGGGCGTGCTGCTGGTGGTGACCGGCGTGCTGTTCCTGACCGGCAACTTCACCCGGCTATCCTATTGGTTTCTTGAAACCTTCCCGGTTCTGGCAAACTTTGGCTGA
- a CDS encoding GNAT family N-acetyltransferase: protein MSGNILRLQTADTALSMLGGNPLGAPAVSQGNVDVLVTSRIEDVEVAWRLLTAKSIESPGQSYDFIRLWVADRKVPESEQRYVVGSVDGHPVALLPLHRKRVYGLPLYTWFPGANAGCYAPVADYDRLAALGPEGRKALWRAMTGKLGGADLVYLRSIPSQVGGYPGLFNELGATLAVETVYRSEYASWEECDRLQRSKSRRKHDRQQGERLEAMGAVSFSELRNGDETDCAVEIMFKQRTARFRAMGIRDAFVEDRLVDFYHAAARVGSGVDVRLHVLRLNGNIVAVRYNVVHNDRMFCLISSMSDDPAIQNGSPGKQCLLRVMQSVFDEGIAVFDMGSGFTDEKRHWCNVQIGMNQHYVGLTPQGALIVKAHQNFQRLRARLKANPQVKAMARQIQLGLDRLKGNRGEAAPAEKSD, encoded by the coding sequence ATGAGCGGGAACATACTTAGATTGCAGACGGCGGATACTGCCCTGAGCATGCTTGGCGGTAATCCGCTGGGCGCGCCGGCCGTTTCGCAGGGCAATGTTGACGTGTTGGTGACGAGCCGGATCGAGGATGTCGAGGTCGCCTGGCGGCTATTGACGGCCAAGTCGATCGAGTCGCCCGGCCAGAGCTATGATTTCATCCGGCTGTGGGTGGCTGACCGCAAGGTGCCCGAGAGCGAGCAGCGCTATGTGGTGGGCAGTGTCGATGGGCATCCGGTGGCCCTGCTGCCGCTGCATCGCAAGCGCGTTTATGGACTGCCGCTCTATACCTGGTTTCCCGGTGCCAATGCCGGCTGTTACGCGCCGGTGGCCGATTATGACCGGTTGGCGGCGCTTGGGCCGGAGGGGCGCAAGGCACTGTGGCGTGCGATGACCGGCAAGCTGGGCGGGGCAGACCTGGTCTATCTGCGGTCGATTCCTTCCCAAGTCGGTGGCTATCCCGGTTTGTTCAACGAGCTGGGCGCGACGCTGGCCGTCGAGACGGTCTATCGTTCGGAATATGCAAGCTGGGAAGAATGCGACCGGCTGCAGCGCAGCAAGTCGCGGCGCAAGCATGACCGGCAGCAGGGCGAGCGGCTCGAGGCGATGGGCGCGGTGTCGTTCAGCGAATTGCGTAATGGCGATGAAACCGATTGCGCCGTCGAGATCATGTTCAAGCAGCGCACGGCGCGGTTCCGGGCGATGGGCATTCGCGATGCCTTCGTGGAAGACCGGCTGGTAGATTTCTACCACGCGGCGGCACGGGTCGGTTCGGGCGTGGATGTGCGGCTGCATGTGCTGCGGCTTAACGGCAATATCGTCGCGGTGCGCTATAATGTGGTGCACAACGACCGGATGTTCTGCCTGATTTCGTCGATGAGCGACGATCCGGCGATTCAGAACGGGTCGCCCGGCAAACAGTGCCTGCTGCGGGTGATGCAGAGCGTGTTCGACGAGGGCATTGCCGTCTTCGACATGGGTAGCGGCTTTACCGATGAAAAGCGGCACTGGTGCAATGTGCAGATCGGCATGAACCAGCACTATGTCGGGCTGACGCCGCAGGGTGCGCTGATCGTCAAGGCGCATCAGAATTTCCAGCGCCTGCGGGCAAGGCTCAAGGCCAATCCTCAGGTCAAGGCAATGGCGCGCCAGATTCAGCTGGGCCTTGATCGGCTCAAGGGCAATCGCGGCGAAGCGGCACCCGCAGAAAAATCAGATTAG
- the radC gene encoding DNA repair protein RadC — protein MANDRLEEAPFFIGSDAGADQIQFQPAKPATETPGHVGHRQRLREKFLKLGGDAFEDYELLEMLLHMVIPQRDTKPLAKTLLKEFGSFSGVFAASEARLAQVRGLGPTTIASLKVIQAVAARFGRDRIDHEQPILGSWQELIDYCRSQMAYESIEQFRILFLDKKNRLIADEVQQTGTVDHTPVYPREVIKRSLELSATALILVHNHPSGDPAPSSADIRMTREIADIAKPLGIVLHDHLIVGKAGHASLRGLKLI, from the coding sequence ATGGCCAATGATCGGCTCGAAGAAGCGCCCTTCTTCATCGGCAGTGATGCCGGAGCCGATCAAATTCAGTTCCAGCCGGCAAAGCCTGCGACCGAAACGCCCGGCCATGTCGGCCACCGCCAGCGCCTGCGTGAAAAGTTCCTCAAGCTCGGTGGTGATGCTTTCGAGGACTATGAACTGCTCGAAATGCTGCTGCACATGGTCATCCCGCAGCGCGACACCAAACCCCTCGCCAAGACTCTGCTCAAGGAATTCGGTTCGTTCTCGGGTGTCTTCGCGGCAAGCGAGGCGCGACTGGCTCAGGTCAGGGGCCTCGGCCCCACCACCATCGCCTCACTGAAGGTGATCCAGGCCGTCGCCGCCCGTTTCGGCCGCGATCGTATCGACCACGAACAGCCCATCCTCGGCTCGTGGCAGGAATTGATCGACTATTGCCGCAGCCAGATGGCCTACGAATCCATCGAGCAGTTCCGCATTCTCTTTCTCGACAAGAAGAACCGCCTGATTGCCGACGAAGTGCAGCAAACCGGCACCGTCGACCACACCCCGGTCTATCCGCGCGAAGTCATCAAGCGCAGCCTCGAACTCTCGGCCACCGCACTGATCCTGGTGCACAATCATCCCTCGGGTGATCCTGCCCCCTCATCCGCCGATATCCGCATGACGCGCGAGATCGCCGACATAGCCAAGCCGCTGGGCATCGTGCTGCACGATCACCTCATCGTCGGCAAAGCTGGCCACGCCTCGCTGCGTGGCCTCAAGCTAATCTGA
- the map gene encoding type I methionyl aminopeptidase, whose translation MITFVDATAKSRRTPGVIPLHGSEGFDGMRKAGALTAQALDILTEFVEAGVPTAKLDQIAYEFGMDHGAAPATIFYKGYRHSLCTSINHVVCHGIPDERPLREGDIVNIDLTYVVDGWHGDSSRMYPVGEISRKAERLIEVTYASLEAGLAMAKPGNTTGDIGAAIQAVAEGERMSVVRDFVGHGVGKNFHDEPNILHFGTPGMGVPIKPGMIFTIEPMINLGRPHVKILSDGWTAVTRDRTLSSQAEHSIGITETGHEIFTLSPGGLFNPLAVRAA comes from the coding sequence ATGATCACCTTCGTCGATGCCACTGCCAAATCCCGCCGCACGCCGGGCGTCATTCCTCTGCATGGCAGCGAAGGCTTCGACGGCATGCGCAAGGCCGGGGCCTTGACGGCGCAGGCTCTGGATATCCTCACCGAATTTGTCGAAGCCGGCGTACCCACCGCCAAGCTCGACCAGATCGCCTATGAATTCGGCATGGACCATGGCGCAGCACCGGCGACAATCTTCTACAAGGGTTATCGCCACTCCCTCTGCACCTCGATCAATCACGTCGTCTGCCACGGCATTCCCGACGAGCGCCCCCTGCGCGAGGGCGACATCGTCAATATCGACCTGACCTATGTCGTCGATGGCTGGCATGGCGACAGCAGCCGCATGTATCCGGTCGGCGAGATTTCGCGAAAGGCCGAGCGCCTGATCGAAGTCACCTATGCCAGCCTCGAAGCCGGTCTTGCCATGGCCAAGCCCGGCAACACCACCGGCGACATCGGCGCCGCCATTCAGGCCGTGGCCGAAGGCGAACGCATGAGCGTGGTACGCGACTTCGTCGGCCACGGCGTTGGCAAGAATTTCCACGACGAGCCCAATATCCTCCACTTCGGCACGCCGGGCATGGGTGTGCCGATCAAGCCCGGCATGATCTTCACCATCGAGCCCATGATCAACCTCGGCCGTCCGCATGTGAAAATCCTTTCCGACGGCTGGACCGCCGTCACTCGCGACCGCACGCTGTCGAGCCAGGCCGAACATTCCATCGGCATCACCGAAACGGGGCACGAGATCTTCACTCTTTCGCCCGGGGGCCTGTTCAATCCCCTGGCCGTGCGAGCCGCATGA
- a CDS encoding molybdopterin-binding protein, producing the protein MSADAITAALIVIGDEILSGRTKDVNIGATAEFCTELGIDLKEVRVVSDETDEIVDAVNALRARYTYVFTTGGIGPTHDDITADAVAKAFGVALPINAEARAMLETRWKQTGTEVNEARLRMARIPEGASLIVNSVSAAPGFRIGNVHVMAGVPVIMRAMLEAILPTLKAGKKVLSVTIKAAVGEGTVGGPLGELQAQYPDVKMGSYPQMGNDRVSTELVLRSSDPARLEEAAGKVREMVAEAHRKAGVSMPDEAY; encoded by the coding sequence ATGTCCGCAGACGCCATTACCGCCGCTCTCATCGTGATCGGCGACGAAATTCTTTCGGGCCGCACCAAGGACGTCAATATCGGCGCGACGGCCGAATTCTGCACGGAGCTGGGCATCGATCTCAAGGAAGTGCGGGTCGTGAGCGACGAAACCGACGAGATTGTCGATGCGGTCAATGCGCTGCGGGCGCGCTATACCTATGTGTTCACCACAGGCGGCATCGGTCCGACGCATGACGATATCACCGCCGACGCCGTGGCCAAGGCGTTCGGTGTGGCGCTGCCGATCAATGCCGAGGCGCGGGCGATGCTGGAAACGCGGTGGAAGCAGACCGGCACCGAGGTCAACGAGGCGCGGCTGCGCATGGCGCGGATTCCGGAAGGGGCGTCGTTGATCGTCAATTCCGTCAGTGCGGCACCGGGCTTCCGCATCGGCAATGTGCATGTGATGGCTGGCGTGCCGGTGATCATGCGGGCCATGCTCGAAGCCATCCTTCCCACGCTCAAGGCCGGCAAGAAGGTGCTGTCGGTGACGATCAAGGCGGCGGTGGGCGAGGGGACCGTCGGTGGTCCGCTGGGCGAATTGCAGGCTCAGTATCCGGACGTGAAGATGGGCAGCTATCCGCAGATGGGCAATGACCGTGTGTCGACCGAACTGGTGTTGCGCTCGTCCGATCCGGCGCGGCTGGAAGAGGCGGCGGGCAAGGTACGCGAGATGGTGGCCGAAGCCCATCGCAAGGCCGGCGTGTCCATGCCGGATGAGGCCTACTGA
- the gpt gene encoding xanthine phosphoribosyltransferase, with amino-acid sequence MSNPNQKSFPVTWDQFHRDSRALAWRLAGMGTFDAVVAIARGGLVPAAIVARELNIRTVETVAVKSYDHQNQAGIQVLKPISQPILDLAKNGGKILIVDDLVDTGSTARVVREMLPGAHFATVYAKPKGRDLVDTFITEVSQDTWIFFPWDLDVAYVAPISGGTD; translated from the coding sequence TTGAGCAATCCCAACCAGAAGTCCTTCCCGGTTACCTGGGACCAGTTCCACCGTGACAGCCGCGCGCTGGCATGGCGCCTCGCCGGCATGGGAACGTTCGACGCCGTGGTGGCGATCGCCCGTGGAGGCCTGGTGCCCGCAGCCATCGTGGCGCGCGAACTCAATATCCGTACGGTCGAGACTGTTGCGGTCAAGAGCTACGACCACCAGAACCAGGCCGGTATCCAGGTGCTGAAGCCGATCAGCCAGCCGATCCTCGACCTTGCCAAGAATGGTGGCAAGATCCTGATCGTCGACGATCTGGTCGATACCGGATCGACCGCCCGCGTGGTGCGCGAAATGCTGCCCGGCGCGCATTTTGCGACAGTGTACGCAAAGCCCAAGGGGCGTGACCTCGTCGATACATTCATCACCGAAGTCAGCCAGGACACCTGGATTTTCTTCCCGTGGGACCTCGATGTCGCCTATGTGGCGCCGATCTCGGGCGGCACGGACTAA